From the Lathyrus oleraceus cultivar Zhongwan6 chromosome 4, CAAS_Psat_ZW6_1.0, whole genome shotgun sequence genome, one window contains:
- the LOC127137912 gene encoding secreted RxLR effector protein 161-like produces MSMMGKINYFIGLQIKKLKDGIFINQSKYYKEFLKRFDMDSCKAMSTSMGSGSYVDQDESGVSIDITKYRGMIGSLLYLTVSRPDIMFSVCLCARFQANPKESHLTAVKRIKKYLKGTTNVGLWYPKVSICNLVGYSDADYAGYKTDQKSTSGTCHILGNALVLWACKKQACVALSTAEAEYIVAAFLHRVNRFTHDINRFTHKTVALVFVFGIFGTE; encoded by the exons atgtccatgatgggtaagATAAATTATTTTATTGGACTTCAAATTAAGAAACTgaaggatggcatcttcatcaaccaatcaaagtacTACAAAGAGTTTTTAAAAAGATTCGACATGGATAGTTGCAAGGCAATGTCTACTTCGATGGGATCCGGAtcttatgttgatcaagatgaatcagGTGTTTCGATTGATATAAcaaagtatcgaggtatgattggttccttACTTTATTTGACGGTAAGCCGTCCTGATATTATGTTCAGTGTGTGTCTTTGTGCTCGTTTTCAAGCCAATCCAAAAGAATCACATCTCACCGCTGTTAAgagaatcaagaaatatctcaAGGGAACAACAAATGTCGGCCTATGGTATCCTAAAGTTAGTATTTGCAATTTAGTTGGTTATTCTGACGCTGACTATGCAGGATATAAAACTGATCAAAAAAGTACTAGTGGTACATGTCACATCCTTGGAAATGCATTAGTTTTGTGGGCTTGCAAGAAACAAGCATGTGTTGCTCTAAGCACTGccgaagcagaatacatagttgcAG CTTTTTTGCACCgagtaaatcgatttacccatgATATAAATCGATTTACCCATAAAACAGTAGCACTAGTTTTTGTATTTGGCATATTTGGCACTGAGTAG